The following proteins are co-located in the Flavobacterium sp. CECT 9288 genome:
- a CDS encoding sialidase family protein — protein sequence MKKGILLAAFIAQTVASAQVSPEAVQNSLVAKKQLQEQSLFKNLSLQNVGPTVMSGRVVDVDVNPENPTEFYVGYASGGLWYSNNNGMSFVPVMDGAPTQNVGDIAIDWKNGTIWVGTGEVNSSRSSYAGIGILKSTDKGKTWQNMGLHDTHHISRILINPVNPDEIVVGAVGHLYTKNEERGIYKTTDGGKTWSKTLFVNNETGIIDVAVSPKNFKVQYAAAWTKDRKAWDFKGSGSASGIYKSEDAGATWKLYSTAESGFPTGEGVGRIGLAVYDDATVYAVLDNQFKRPLDTKKSNSLPAAFSVPGDEFLKLPNKSLNSILKNYGLTEKYRAENIKHWVQNGYLQPSEAGKLVLASINSLAEAEVIGAEVYKSTNGGTSWTKTHQNFIDDLFYSYGYYFAAISVDPSNANKIYLSGVPVIKSDDGGKTFTSISEENVHADHHVVWVNPNKSGHLINGNDGGLNISYDDGAHWFKGNSHSVSQFYAVNVDEQEPYNIYGGMQDNGVWVGPSNYQFSSEWLQTGKYPYENLMGGDGMQTQIDKRNPNIVFTGFQFGNYYRIDRANNKREYISPKPKKDEKPFRFNWQTPILLSSHNQDILYMGSNFLHRSMNQGQTWTAISPDLTQGVKEGNVAFGTLATISESTLQFGLLYTGSDDGLIQVTKDGGVSWNKISENLPQNLWVTRVAASAHKKERVYATLNGYRNDDFTTYVYLSDDYGQTWSSIASNIPASPVNVIAEDPNNENVLYLGTDNGLYVSLNRGKTWEDFSNGMPNVAVHDLVIHKKAKDLVIGTHGRSIYKVNLDQVQNINDKVLASTIHIFELKKIKKSREWGNSWSAWAKPTGPKAEIWFYSNEDAEVVLQIENSNKEVLFSQKVMAKKGLNKQVYDLSVPKEIVEKALAKDKKMKWEAAKNGKYYLPVSVNKVSIQKAKEKVVADLEIFESK from the coding sequence ATGAAAAAAGGAATACTCTTAGCTGCCTTTATTGCGCAAACCGTTGCCTCTGCACAAGTCTCTCCTGAGGCAGTTCAAAATAGTTTAGTAGCCAAAAAACAACTGCAAGAACAATCGCTTTTTAAAAACCTAAGTTTGCAAAATGTGGGTCCAACGGTTATGAGCGGACGTGTAGTTGATGTAGATGTAAATCCTGAAAATCCAACCGAATTTTATGTAGGGTATGCATCAGGCGGTTTGTGGTATAGCAATAATAACGGAATGAGTTTTGTACCGGTTATGGATGGTGCGCCTACGCAAAACGTGGGCGATATTGCAATAGATTGGAAAAACGGAACTATTTGGGTAGGAACTGGAGAGGTTAATTCTTCGCGCTCTTCCTATGCTGGAATTGGGATATTAAAATCAACGGATAAAGGAAAGACTTGGCAAAATATGGGTTTGCATGACACGCACCATATTAGTAGAATTTTGATTAATCCAGTAAATCCCGATGAAATTGTAGTAGGTGCGGTGGGACATTTGTATACTAAAAATGAAGAAAGAGGAATATATAAAACCACAGATGGGGGAAAAACATGGAGCAAGACACTTTTTGTAAACAACGAAACAGGAATTATTGATGTGGCTGTTTCGCCAAAAAATTTCAAAGTACAATATGCTGCTGCATGGACTAAAGACAGAAAAGCTTGGGATTTTAAAGGTAGTGGATCAGCATCAGGAATTTACAAAAGTGAAGACGCTGGAGCAACTTGGAAATTGTATTCTACAGCTGAAAGTGGTTTTCCTACAGGCGAAGGTGTGGGTAGAATTGGTTTAGCAGTTTATGATGATGCTACAGTTTATGCCGTTCTGGACAACCAATTTAAAAGACCTCTAGACACTAAAAAAAGCAATTCATTACCAGCAGCCTTTTCTGTTCCTGGAGATGAGTTTCTTAAATTACCCAATAAAAGCTTAAACTCTATTCTGAAAAACTATGGTTTAACCGAAAAATACAGAGCTGAAAACATCAAACATTGGGTTCAAAATGGGTATTTGCAACCAAGTGAAGCCGGAAAATTAGTTTTAGCATCCATTAATAGTTTGGCTGAAGCCGAGGTTATTGGTGCCGAAGTGTATAAATCTACAAATGGGGGAACAAGTTGGACAAAAACACACCAAAACTTCATTGACGATTTATTTTATTCTTATGGATATTACTTTGCAGCTATTTCGGTAGATCCGAGTAACGCAAATAAAATTTACTTATCTGGTGTACCGGTAATTAAGTCAGATGATGGTGGAAAAACGTTTACTAGCATTAGCGAAGAGAATGTACATGCTGATCATCATGTTGTCTGGGTTAATCCTAATAAATCTGGGCACTTAATTAATGGTAATGATGGTGGTTTGAACATTTCTTATGATGATGGGGCACACTGGTTCAAAGGCAATTCGCATAGTGTGAGTCAGTTTTATGCTGTAAATGTTGATGAGCAAGAACCATACAATATTTATGGAGGTATGCAGGATAATGGGGTATGGGTTGGACCAAGCAATTATCAATTTTCTTCGGAGTGGTTACAAACAGGAAAATATCCTTATGAAAATTTAATGGGAGGTGATGGAATGCAAACTCAAATTGACAAACGCAATCCTAATATTGTTTTTACAGGTTTTCAGTTTGGAAATTATTACCGTATAGATCGTGCCAATAACAAAAGAGAGTACATTTCTCCAAAGCCAAAGAAGGATGAGAAACCATTCCGTTTTAATTGGCAAACGCCTATTTTGCTTTCCTCACACAATCAAGATATATTGTACATGGGGTCGAACTTTTTGCACAGATCTATGAACCAAGGACAAACTTGGACTGCAATTTCACCAGATTTGACCCAAGGTGTTAAGGAAGGTAATGTTGCCTTTGGTACACTAGCCACGATTAGTGAGAGTACTTTGCAATTTGGGTTGTTATACACTGGGAGTGATGACGGACTAATTCAGGTGACGAAAGATGGAGGTGTGAGCTGGAATAAAATTTCAGAAAATCTGCCTCAAAATTTATGGGTAACTAGGGTGGCAGCATCAGCACATAAAAAAGAACGCGTTTATGCTACTTTAAATGGATACCGTAATGATGATTTTACAACTTATGTTTACCTATCCGATGATTACGGACAAACTTGGAGTAGTATAGCAAGTAATATTCCTGCAAGTCCAGTGAATGTAATTGCAGAAGATCCAAACAATGAGAATGTATTGTATTTAGGGACTGATAATGGACTATATGTTTCATTAAACAGAGGGAAGACTTGGGAAGATTTCTCCAATGGAATGCCTAATGTTGCGGTACATGATTTAGTCATTCATAAGAAAGCTAAAGATCTTGTAATAGGAACTCATGGGCGCTCTATTTACAAAGTTAATTTGGATCAAGTCCAAAATATAAATGACAAAGTTTTAGCTTCTACTATTCATATTTTTGAATTGAAAAAGATAAAAAAATCAAGAGAATGGGGTAATAGTTGGAGTGCTTGGGCTAAACCAACAGGTCCTAAAGCTGAAATTTGGTTTTACTCTAATGAAGATGCCGAAGTGGTGTTGCAAATTGAAAACAGCAATAAAGAAGTCCTTTTTTCTCAAAAAGTAATGGCCAAAAAAGGATTAAACAAGCAGGTTTATGATTTATCCGTTCCAAAGGAAATTGTTGAAAAAGCTTTGGCTAAAGACAAAAAAATGAAATGGGAAGCAGCTAAAAACGGAAAGTATTATTTACCCGTTTCTGTAAACAAAGTTAGCATTCAAAAAGCCAAAGAGAAAGTAGTGGCTGATCTAGAAATTTTTGAATCTAAATAA
- the aceB gene encoding malate synthase A: METGQKTEIKEIYSTNMLNFSIETTERYPEILTDEAITFLSLLHENFNNERLLLLQNRIKQQDLFDAGALPTFPLETKEIRENNWEAATTPDDLADRRVEITGPVDRKMVINALNSGAKTFMADFEDSTSPTWSNLMTGQQNLKDAVNKTITLEDPIKNKKYSLNEKTAVLLVRPRGLHLPEKNILIGGVQTSGSLIDFGLYAFHNYKKLIEDGTAPYFYIPKLEHYLEARWWNEVFLFTQEYLGVKKGTFKATVLIETITASFQLDEIIYELKDHIVGLNCGRWDYIFSYIKKLRNNANFIVPNRDQVTMTAPFMSAYSQLVIQRCHKRNIHAIGGMAAQIPIKNNEEANTIAFNKVIADKEREVKNGHDGTWVAHPDLVPLAMTVFDKYMPAKNQIDVKREDVHVTESDLLETPKGTITEEGVRKNISISVLYIASWLNGQGAAALHHLMEDAATAEISRSQLWQWLQNKVALENGKQLNTNYYHKLAMEEFEKIKKLVGDENHEKQKYILAEQLLDQLVVNKNFIDFLTLPGYKYI; this comes from the coding sequence ATGGAAACAGGTCAAAAAACAGAAATTAAAGAAATATATTCAACCAATATGTTAAATTTTTCAATAGAGACTACAGAGCGTTATCCTGAAATTTTAACCGATGAAGCAATAACATTCCTTTCATTACTTCATGAAAATTTCAATAATGAACGTTTGTTGTTATTACAAAACAGAATAAAACAACAAGATTTATTTGATGCAGGCGCACTACCTACTTTTCCATTGGAAACAAAAGAAATTAGAGAAAACAACTGGGAAGCAGCAACTACACCAGATGATCTAGCAGACAGAAGAGTTGAAATAACAGGGCCTGTAGATCGTAAAATGGTAATCAATGCCCTGAATTCTGGTGCCAAAACTTTCATGGCTGATTTTGAAGACAGCACTTCCCCAACATGGAGCAATCTTATGACAGGGCAGCAAAACCTGAAAGATGCCGTGAACAAAACAATAACTCTTGAGGATCCTATTAAAAACAAAAAGTACAGTTTAAACGAAAAAACTGCCGTGTTGTTAGTTCGTCCCAGAGGATTGCATTTGCCTGAGAAGAATATTTTAATTGGCGGCGTACAAACTTCTGGATCACTAATTGACTTTGGGTTGTATGCCTTTCACAACTATAAAAAACTTATTGAAGATGGTACAGCACCTTATTTTTACATCCCAAAACTAGAGCATTATCTTGAAGCTAGATGGTGGAACGAAGTTTTCTTATTTACGCAGGAGTATTTAGGAGTAAAAAAAGGAACTTTCAAAGCAACCGTTTTAATCGAAACTATAACCGCCAGTTTTCAATTGGACGAAATTATTTATGAACTGAAAGATCATATTGTTGGTTTGAATTGCGGCCGATGGGATTACATCTTTTCATATATCAAAAAATTACGAAACAATGCTAATTTCATTGTCCCAAACAGGGATCAAGTAACCATGACAGCTCCATTTATGAGTGCTTATTCACAACTAGTAATTCAACGTTGTCACAAACGAAACATACACGCTATAGGCGGAATGGCAGCACAAATTCCTATAAAAAATAACGAAGAAGCCAACACTATAGCTTTTAACAAAGTAATTGCCGACAAAGAACGTGAAGTTAAAAATGGTCATGACGGTACTTGGGTAGCACATCCTGATTTGGTTCCGCTTGCCATGACTGTATTTGACAAATATATGCCTGCCAAAAACCAAATTGATGTAAAAAGAGAGGACGTTCACGTAACCGAAAGCGATTTACTAGAAACTCCAAAAGGAACCATCACAGAGGAAGGCGTTCGAAAAAACATCAGTATTTCTGTTTTATACATTGCCTCATGGCTCAATGGCCAAGGCGCTGCAGCTTTGCATCATTTAATGGAAGATGCTGCAACTGCGGAGATTTCTAGATCACAACTGTGGCAATGGCTACAAAACAAAGTTGCGCTAGAAAACGGAAAACAACTAAACACCAATTACTATCATAAACTAGCCATGGAAGAATTTGAAAAAATAAAAAAACTAGTTGGAGATGAAAATCATGAGAAACAAAAATACATTCTAGCGGAACAATTATTAGATCAACTGGTGGTAAACAAGAATTTCATAGACTTTTTAACCCTACCAGGATACAAATACATTTAA
- a CDS encoding aminopeptidase P family protein has protein sequence MKYHQIDRNLFIKNRAKFMAQMKPKSVAVFNSNDIYPVSADSTLPFAQHRDIFYLSGVDQEESILLLFPDAPYEHQREMVFLKETSEHIAIWEGEKLTKERAYEVTGIKTVYWLQDFEKVLFEMMTHAETIYINTNEHYRATVETETREARFIKWWKEKYPAHAVAKSNPILQRLRSVKESEELDLIQKACNITELGFRRLLPFVKPNVTEYEIEAELIHEFIRNRSRGFAYTPIIASGNNANVLHYIENNQQCKAGDLILLDVAAEYANYSSDMTRTIPVSGRYSTRQKEVYNAVLRVKNEATKMLTTGTLWKQYHIEVGKIMTSELLGLGLIDKADVQNENPDWPAYKKYFMHGTSHHMGLDTHDYGILTEPMQANMVFTVEPGIYIPAEGFGIRLEDNIIVLESGEPFNMMRNIPIEVEEIEDLMNA, from the coding sequence ATGAAATACCATCAAATTGACCGCAATTTATTTATAAAAAACAGAGCCAAATTCATGGCTCAAATGAAGCCAAAAAGTGTAGCTGTTTTTAATTCGAATGATATTTACCCTGTATCGGCTGATAGTACGTTGCCTTTTGCACAACACCGAGACATCTTTTATTTGAGTGGTGTAGACCAAGAAGAAAGTATTTTACTACTGTTCCCTGACGCACCTTATGAACACCAACGCGAGATGGTTTTCTTGAAAGAAACGAGCGAGCACATTGCCATTTGGGAAGGTGAAAAATTAACCAAAGAACGCGCTTACGAAGTAACCGGAATCAAAACCGTGTATTGGTTACAAGATTTTGAAAAAGTGTTGTTCGAAATGATGACACACGCCGAAACCATTTACATTAACACTAACGAGCATTACCGCGCTACCGTCGAGACCGAAACCCGCGAAGCACGTTTTATAAAATGGTGGAAAGAAAAATATCCTGCGCACGCCGTTGCCAAAAGCAACCCTATCCTACAACGCCTTCGTTCTGTAAAAGAAAGCGAAGAATTGGACTTGATCCAAAAAGCCTGCAACATCACCGAACTTGGTTTTAGACGATTATTACCTTTTGTAAAACCTAATGTTACTGAATACGAAATCGAAGCCGAATTGATTCACGAATTCATCCGCAACCGCTCTCGTGGTTTTGCCTACACGCCTATCATCGCATCGGGTAACAATGCCAATGTTTTGCATTATATCGAAAACAACCAACAATGCAAAGCAGGCGACTTGATTTTGCTTGATGTAGCTGCTGAATATGCTAATTATTCTAGTGACATGACGCGTACTATCCCCGTTTCTGGTCGCTATTCTACACGTCAAAAAGAAGTTTACAACGCCGTACTTCGTGTAAAAAACGAAGCTACCAAAATGTTAACCACTGGCACACTTTGGAAACAATACCACATCGAAGTCGGGAAAATAATGACCTCAGAATTACTAGGTTTAGGACTTATTGACAAAGCCGATGTGCAAAACGAAAACCCAGATTGGCCCGCTTACAAAAAATATTTCATGCACGGAACTTCACACCACATGGGACTAGACACACACGACTACGGTATTTTGACCGAACCAATGCAAGCCAATATGGTATTTACCGTAGAGCCTGGAATTTACATTCCCGCCGAAGGTTTCGGTATCCGTCTTGAGGACAACATCATCGTTCTAGAAAGCGGCGAACCTTTCAACATGATGCGCAACATTCCTATCGAAGTCGAAGAAATCGAAGACCTCATGAACGCATAA
- the aceA gene encoding isocitrate lyase translates to MKTTETRIQELVADWITNPRWKGIERPYTAEEVVKLQGSYQIEHSVARLGATTLWNKLNSQDFVAGLGALTGNQAIQEVEAGLEAIYLSGWQVAADANVAGEMYPDQSLYPANSVPLVVKRINNALLRADQIQVVNGTTDKKDYLVPIVADAEAGFGGNLNAFELMKSMIEAGAAGVHFEDQLSSAKKCGHLGGKVLVPTQEAINKLIAARLAADVMGTPTLVVARTDADAANLLTSDIDPRDAKFITGEKTAEGFFYVNCGIEQGIDRGLSYAPYADLIWMETSNPDLAYAKQFAEAIHAQFPGKMLAYNCSPSFNWAAKLSVAEMETFREDLAAMGYKFQFITLAGFHALNTSMFELSKAYKERGMAGYSELQEREFALQKHGFKAVKHQGFVGTSYFDAVQNTVTIGKSSTTAMKDSTETAQF, encoded by the coding sequence ATGAAAACTACCGAAACAAGAATTCAAGAATTAGTTGCAGACTGGATTACAAACCCAAGATGGAAAGGCATTGAGCGTCCGTATACTGCTGAAGAAGTTGTTAAATTACAAGGTTCTTACCAAATAGAACACAGCGTTGCAAGACTTGGAGCTACTACTTTATGGAACAAACTTAATTCGCAAGATTTTGTGGCTGGACTTGGCGCACTTACAGGAAACCAAGCTATTCAAGAAGTAGAAGCTGGACTTGAAGCTATATACTTGAGCGGATGGCAAGTAGCTGCCGACGCAAATGTAGCCGGCGAAATGTACCCTGACCAATCATTATACCCTGCCAATAGTGTTCCGCTTGTAGTAAAACGTATTAACAATGCGCTCTTGAGAGCAGATCAAATACAAGTGGTAAACGGAACTACTGATAAAAAAGACTACCTAGTTCCTATTGTGGCTGATGCCGAAGCTGGTTTTGGAGGAAATCTAAATGCTTTTGAATTAATGAAATCGATGATCGAAGCAGGAGCAGCAGGTGTTCACTTTGAAGACCAATTGAGTTCTGCTAAAAAATGCGGTCACCTTGGCGGAAAAGTTTTAGTTCCTACGCAAGAAGCTATCAATAAATTAATTGCAGCTCGTTTAGCAGCTGATGTTATGGGAACGCCTACGCTTGTTGTTGCTAGAACTGACGCTGATGCCGCTAATTTATTGACAAGCGATATTGACCCAAGAGACGCAAAATTCATTACAGGAGAAAAAACTGCTGAAGGCTTTTTTTATGTGAATTGTGGAATTGAACAAGGAATTGACCGTGGATTGAGTTACGCACCGTATGCTGATTTAATTTGGATGGAAACTAGTAACCCTGATTTAGCATACGCCAAACAATTTGCAGAAGCTATTCACGCACAATTCCCAGGAAAAATGCTAGCTTACAATTGCTCTCCATCTTTTAACTGGGCTGCAAAACTATCTGTAGCTGAAATGGAAACTTTTAGAGAAGACCTAGCAGCTATGGGCTATAAATTTCAGTTCATCACATTGGCTGGGTTTCATGCCTTAAACACAAGTATGTTTGAACTTTCAAAAGCTTACAAAGAAAGAGGAATGGCGGGCTACTCTGAATTACAAGAAAGAGAATTTGCTCTACAAAAACACGGCTTCAAAGCGGTAAAACACCAAGGATTTGTAGGGACTTCTTATTTTGATGCGGTACAAAATACTGTAACAATCGGAAAATCAAGCACTACAGCCATGAAAGATTCTACTGAAACGGCACAGTTTTAA
- a CDS encoding ATP-binding cassette domain-containing protein, translating to MTTSILEVDSVQKQYDGKIILSDVYLKCETGTVLGILGRNGSGKSTLLKIIFGIEAADFKFVRVGGKVLSKTSELLKEISYLPQDSFIPNSFSIHKTIQLCIAKAKVKEFCADAMIQSMLGKKIKHLSGGELRYLEIKLILNNDSKFVLLDEPYNGLSPIMVENINALITTMSAVKGILITDHNYENVIQISTKLALMKGGKMHHLRDKNELIEKGYLKFGML from the coding sequence ATGACAACAAGTATTTTAGAAGTAGATAGCGTACAAAAACAATACGACGGAAAAATCATCCTTTCGGATGTGTATTTGAAATGTGAAACGGGTACTGTTCTCGGGATTTTGGGTCGAAATGGTTCTGGTAAATCTACATTATTGAAGATTATTTTCGGAATAGAAGCAGCTGATTTTAAATTTGTTCGGGTTGGTGGAAAAGTGCTGTCAAAAACAAGTGAGCTGTTAAAAGAAATCAGCTATTTACCGCAGGATTCGTTTATTCCAAATTCTTTTTCCATTCATAAAACCATTCAATTGTGCATTGCCAAAGCGAAAGTAAAAGAATTTTGTGCAGATGCCATGATACAGTCTATGTTGGGTAAAAAAATCAAACATTTATCTGGTGGAGAATTGCGGTATTTAGAAATTAAATTAATCTTGAACAATGATTCAAAATTTGTACTGCTAGATGAGCCTTACAACGGCTTGTCACCCATTATGGTTGAAAACATAAATGCGTTAATCACAACAATGTCTGCTGTAAAAGGCATTTTGATCACCGATCATAATTATGAAAATGTGATTCAAATTTCTACCAAACTGGCATTAATGAAAGGTGGAAAAATGCATCATTTAAGAGATAAAAACGAACTCATCGAAAAAGGATATTTAAAATTTGGTATGCTCTAA
- a CDS encoding alpha/beta fold hydrolase produces MKQILFKNTTISCTDEGKGTAIVLLHGFLENKKMWNHFIPELTQKNRVISIDLLGHGSTECLGYVHTMEDNADVVHAVLSELRIRKAIFVGHSMGGYVALAFAELYPDTVKGLVLLNSTTRADSEERKKNRDRAIKAVKQSFVNFISLSIGNLFSENNRDRLAATIENVKKEALQTPLQGIVASLEGMKIRQDREVLLHLTPFPKLLILGEKDPVLNYDETKEQIENTAVQLITFPDGHMSHIENQDELLAVLLSFCKSI; encoded by the coding sequence TTGAAACAAATCCTCTTTAAAAACACCACTATTTCCTGTACTGATGAAGGAAAAGGAACAGCCATTGTTTTACTCCACGGCTTTCTGGAAAATAAAAAAATGTGGAATCATTTTATACCTGAGTTAACACAAAAAAATCGTGTTATTAGCATTGATTTATTAGGTCATGGTTCCACAGAATGTTTGGGATATGTGCACACCATGGAGGACAATGCCGATGTGGTTCATGCCGTTTTATCAGAATTGCGGATTCGTAAAGCTATTTTTGTAGGGCATTCTATGGGAGGTTACGTTGCTTTGGCTTTCGCTGAATTGTATCCCGATACTGTCAAAGGATTGGTTTTACTCAACTCAACAACAAGAGCCGACAGTGAAGAGCGCAAAAAGAATCGGGATCGTGCCATCAAAGCCGTGAAACAATCTTTTGTGAATTTCATTTCGCTTTCAATTGGTAATTTATTCAGTGAAAATAACAGAGACCGATTGGCTGCTACGATCGAAAACGTCAAAAAAGAAGCACTGCAAACGCCCTTGCAAGGAATTGTTGCCTCACTAGAGGGCATGAAAATCAGGCAAGATCGAGAAGTTTTGCTGCACCTTACGCCTTTTCCGAAACTTTTAATTTTAGGAGAAAAAGATCCTGTTTTGAATTATGACGAAACCAAAGAACAAATAGAAAACACGGCGGTTCAACTTATCACTTTTCCTGATGGACACATGAGCCACATAGAAAATCAAGACGAGTTATTAGCTGTTCTATTGTCTTTTTGTAAAAGTATTTAG
- a CDS encoding TIGR00266 family protein codes for MQAHEIDYHIYGEEMQYVEIELDPQEVVVAEAGSFMMMDNNIQMQTIFGDGSGQENGLFGKLLSAGKRVLTGESLFMTAFINQNNTKSKVSFASPYPGKIIPIDLMQYGGKFICQKDSFLCAAKGVSVGIEFSKKLGTGLFGGEGFIMQKIEGDGMAFVHTGGTLAKKELAAGEVLKVDTGCIVGFTKDVDYDIEFVGGIKNSLFGGEGLFYATLRGPGTVYIQSLPFSRLADRIIASAPRAGGSSRDEGSLLGGLGRLIDGDNRF; via the coding sequence ATGCAAGCACACGAAATTGATTATCACATTTACGGCGAAGAAATGCAATACGTAGAGATCGAACTAGATCCTCAAGAAGTTGTCGTTGCCGAAGCTGGAAGTTTTATGATGATGGACAACAACATCCAAATGCAAACCATTTTCGGTGACGGATCAGGACAAGAAAACGGATTGTTCGGCAAACTTTTAAGCGCCGGAAAACGAGTACTTACTGGAGAAAGTCTTTTTATGACCGCATTCATCAACCAGAACAATACCAAAAGTAAAGTTTCATTTGCATCGCCTTATCCTGGAAAAATCATTCCAATCGATTTGATGCAATATGGCGGTAAGTTCATTTGCCAAAAAGATTCTTTCCTATGTGCAGCCAAAGGCGTATCAGTAGGAATCGAATTCTCTAAAAAATTAGGAACTGGTTTGTTTGGAGGAGAAGGTTTCATCATGCAAAAAATTGAAGGCGACGGAATGGCCTTTGTACACACCGGCGGAACATTAGCAAAAAAAGAATTAGCCGCAGGCGAGGTATTAAAAGTCGATACCGGTTGTATTGTAGGATTTACAAAAGATGTAGATTATGACATCGAGTTTGTAGGCGGAATCAAAAATTCTCTTTTTGGTGGCGAAGGTTTATTTTATGCTACACTACGTGGACCAGGAACAGTTTATATTCAGTCCTTACCTTTCAGCCGCCTTGCCGATAGAATCATTGCATCGGCACCAAGGGCAGGCGGAAGCAGCCGTGACGAAGGCAGTTTACTAGGTGGTTTAGGGCGATTAATAGACGGCGATAACAGATTTTAA